Proteins encoded in a region of the Streptomyces rubradiris genome:
- a CDS encoding cytochrome P450, which yields MPALAPSTSLPLFAERVLADPYPAYDALRRTGAAVHLDEYGVWAVARHADIAAVLKAPEIFGSENGIALTALANQDVLAESVFASDGARHSRLRDVLAPHLALRTMRTLVTRIADRADGLVATYTQPGRFDAVALARHMVCDTVMELMGLPSGDRDVLLAGSAAVFDAFGPYGTRYQQALPLASRMAQVLRDTLTRETAEPGSWISAVFAAVDAGRIDEADAIPLVCAYTVAALDTTVLGLADCIVQLARHPRQWQILRGDPLRWSVPAFHEALRLEAPIQGYGRLLTRAADIGGVRLDEGEQVWLLYGSAGRDPHRWGDAADEYNIRRYRNNEHLAFGGGSHLCAGIPLAELQARAVLRALAARCTHLTLDGEPARALNNLLRGYREAWIAVELSPHTCARDTGSSQACRQGAAS from the coding sequence ATGCCCGCCTTAGCCCCCTCGACTTCCCTGCCGCTGTTCGCCGAGCGTGTCCTGGCCGATCCGTATCCCGCGTACGACGCCCTGCGCCGCACCGGGGCCGCCGTGCACCTGGACGAATACGGCGTGTGGGCGGTCGCCCGTCACGCCGATATCGCCGCCGTCCTCAAGGCGCCCGAGATCTTCGGCTCCGAGAACGGCATCGCCCTCACCGCCCTGGCCAACCAGGACGTCCTCGCCGAGAGCGTCTTCGCCTCGGACGGTGCCCGGCACAGCAGGCTCCGCGACGTGCTGGCCCCGCATCTCGCCCTGCGCACCATGAGGACTCTGGTCACCCGTATCGCGGACCGCGCCGACGGCCTCGTGGCGACGTACACGCAGCCCGGCCGGTTCGACGCCGTCGCCCTGGCCCGGCACATGGTGTGCGACACGGTGATGGAGCTGATGGGACTGCCCAGCGGCGACCGGGACGTTCTGCTGGCCGGCTCCGCAGCCGTCTTCGACGCCTTCGGCCCGTACGGCACCCGCTATCAGCAGGCACTGCCGCTCGCCTCCCGCATGGCCCAGGTGCTGCGTGACACGCTGACCCGCGAGACCGCCGAGCCCGGCTCGTGGATCAGCGCGGTCTTCGCCGCCGTGGACGCCGGACGGATCGATGAGGCCGATGCGATCCCCCTGGTCTGCGCGTACACGGTCGCGGCGCTCGACACCACCGTCCTGGGTCTGGCCGACTGCATCGTGCAACTCGCCCGGCACCCGCGGCAGTGGCAGATCCTGCGCGGGGATCCCCTCCGGTGGTCCGTGCCCGCCTTCCACGAGGCGCTGCGTCTCGAGGCGCCGATCCAGGGCTACGGCCGGCTTTTGACGAGGGCGGCCGACATCGGGGGCGTGCGCCTGGACGAGGGCGAGCAGGTGTGGCTGCTGTACGGGTCGGCCGGCCGCGACCCCCACCGCTGGGGCGACGCCGCCGACGAGTACAACATCCGGCGCTACCGCAACAACGAGCACCTGGCCTTCGGTGGCGGATCGCACCTGTGTGCCGGCATCCCGCTCGCCGAGCTCCAGGCCCGCGCCGTCCTGCGCGCCCTTGCCGCGCGGTGCACGCACCTCACGCTCGACGGCGAACCCGCCCGGGCCCTGAACAACCTGCTGCGCGGTTACCGCGAGGCCTGGATCGCCGTCGAACTCTCCCCCCACACCTGCGCTCGCGACACCGGCTCCTCGCAGGCATGTCGGCAGGGAGCCGCGTCATGA
- a CDS encoding DUF6624 domain-containing protein encodes MSEPPLRPHLARDLIAAAEQASTHWSRRIRHQLADIDVGQARHADHANAKVLGRILAEHGWPGHRLVGRKGCRAAWQLALHADDDPTVQRAAARLLHRAVQDDDAPAVQWAHLHDRVLISTGQPQEYGTQYLLTADTVERYPVREPDGLDTRRSRLGLPPAADAFTALRRRLALAAAHPDTGDTVVLTPLASAA; translated from the coding sequence GTGAGCGAGCCGCCGCTGCGACCGCACCTTGCCCGGGACCTGATCGCCGCCGCCGAGCAGGCGAGCACGCACTGGTCGCGGCGTATCCGTCACCAGCTGGCGGACATCGACGTCGGCCAGGCCCGTCACGCCGATCACGCCAACGCCAAGGTGCTGGGGCGGATCCTGGCCGAGCACGGCTGGCCCGGGCACCGGCTCGTGGGCCGCAAGGGCTGCCGCGCCGCCTGGCAACTCGCCCTCCACGCCGACGACGACCCCACCGTGCAGCGCGCCGCCGCCCGCCTCCTGCACCGTGCCGTCCAGGACGATGACGCGCCGGCCGTGCAGTGGGCACACCTCCACGACCGGGTCCTGATCAGCACCGGCCAGCCGCAGGAGTACGGCACCCAGTACCTGCTCACCGCCGACACCGTGGAGCGGTATCCCGTGCGGGAACCAGACGGCCTCGACACCCGGCGCTCACGCCTCGGACTCCCGCCCGCCGCCGACGCGTTCACCGCACTGCGCCGGCGCCTCGCGCTCGCAGCCGCCCACCCCGACACCGGTGACACCGTCGTTCTCACCCCCCTGGCGAGTGCAGCATGA
- a CDS encoding acyl-CoA dehydrogenase family protein: MSTTPPPPALQPYLTARHTALWQEADSVAAEHIAPRVARMEAAPRNVEHHVAGHLAKRGWFGVTIPQEFGGMGAGHVAKTILIHRTAVVSAAAAAILQATLIPVGALLNWATDTQKKRWLPQVADGTLLLTIATTEPAAGGHIGGIETTADRRGDEWVISGSKAHIGNSHLARAHLVIARTAGPGVPPSQALTAFLVEGDRKGLRVGGHKPGLGMHGFSAGHIGLDQVRVPDDNRIGEIGQGLAVAQSSSILYGRANLAAVSLGVHEAVVETTTSYLKRRPRYGGSLSDQPVVRDRIGEMESRLRASRTLVYQAVHLRDLGLSCDAELINAKYRGHAYAVRSVQDAMELHGAHSLSADYLQRLWRDIQYTYPPAGTGEVQRIQLAHTALSEDHIQWSERLPVEPAWTTATLTPA; this comes from the coding sequence ATGTCCACCACCCCGCCACCACCAGCACTCCAGCCCTACCTCACCGCCCGCCACACAGCGCTGTGGCAGGAGGCCGACTCCGTCGCCGCCGAGCACATCGCCCCGCGCGTGGCCCGCATGGAGGCAGCACCCCGCAACGTGGAACACCACGTTGCCGGGCATCTCGCGAAGCGTGGCTGGTTCGGGGTGACGATCCCCCAGGAGTTCGGCGGCATGGGCGCCGGGCACGTCGCCAAGACGATCCTGATCCACCGGACCGCCGTCGTCTCGGCCGCCGCCGCAGCCATCCTCCAGGCCACACTCATCCCCGTCGGCGCGCTGCTGAACTGGGCCACCGACACCCAGAAAAAGCGCTGGCTGCCCCAGGTCGCCGACGGGACGCTGCTGCTGACGATCGCCACCACCGAGCCGGCCGCCGGCGGCCACATCGGCGGGATCGAGACCACCGCCGACCGCCGCGGTGACGAGTGGGTTATCAGCGGCAGCAAGGCCCACATCGGCAACTCCCACCTGGCCCGGGCCCACCTCGTCATCGCCCGCACCGCAGGGCCGGGCGTGCCCCCCTCACAGGCGCTGACTGCGTTCCTGGTCGAAGGAGACCGCAAGGGCCTCAGGGTGGGTGGTCACAAGCCCGGGCTGGGGATGCACGGCTTCTCCGCCGGCCACATCGGCCTCGACCAGGTCCGAGTCCCGGACGACAACCGGATCGGCGAGATCGGCCAGGGGCTCGCCGTCGCCCAGAGCAGCAGCATCCTCTACGGCCGCGCCAACCTGGCGGCGGTCAGTCTGGGCGTGCACGAGGCAGTCGTGGAGACCACCACCTCCTACCTGAAGCGCCGCCCCCGCTATGGTGGTTCCCTGTCCGACCAGCCGGTGGTGCGCGACCGCATCGGTGAGATGGAGTCCCGGCTGCGAGCCTCCCGCACCCTGGTCTACCAGGCCGTCCACCTCCGCGACCTCGGCCTGTCCTGCGACGCGGAACTGATCAACGCCAAGTACCGCGGCCACGCCTACGCGGTCCGCTCCGTCCAGGACGCCATGGAACTGCACGGCGCACACAGCCTGAGCGCCGACTACCTCCAGCGGCTGTGGCGCGACATCCAGTACACCTACCCGCCCGCCGGCACCGGCGAAGTACAGCGCATCCAGCTCGCCCACACCGCCTTGAGCGAGGACCACATCCAGTGGTCCGAACGCCTCCCCGTCGAACCGGCCTGGACGACGGCCACCTTGACCCCGGCGTAA
- a CDS encoding GAF domain-containing protein produces MNLPPLPARQPDSPTLPLHARSPHNTAVSLSPVAQATELAQRSRVIDRLGLPTEAHPAFDEIARQLSERTGFLYGIVNVILERQNLVGLHQPPPGSGYVILGRTMELDHGWCPEVMNRRKALPLPDVYASPRFASNPVVDAAGIRAYFGVPLITDDGTCIGTACVIDPEKRPQKDARRTQNTVKELAREILALPAGSSGR; encoded by the coding sequence ATGAACCTGCCGCCCCTGCCGGCCCGCCAGCCGGACTCCCCCACCCTCCCGCTGCACGCCCGCAGCCCGCACAACACCGCCGTCAGCCTGTCCCCCGTCGCGCAGGCCACCGAACTGGCCCAGCGCTCCCGGGTGATCGACCGCCTCGGATTACCCACCGAGGCCCACCCGGCATTCGACGAGATCGCACGCCAGCTGTCGGAGCGGACCGGCTTCCTGTACGGCATCGTCAACGTGATCCTCGAGCGGCAGAACCTCGTCGGTCTGCACCAGCCCCCTCCCGGCAGCGGTTACGTCATCCTCGGCCGCACCATGGAGCTCGATCACGGCTGGTGCCCGGAGGTCATGAACCGCCGCAAAGCCCTTCCCCTGCCCGATGTCTACGCAAGCCCGCGCTTCGCCAGCAACCCCGTCGTCGACGCCGCCGGTATCCGCGCCTACTTCGGGGTCCCGCTCATCACCGACGACGGCACCTGCATCGGCACCGCCTGCGTCATAGACCCGGAAAAGCGCCCCCAGAAGGACGCCCGCCGCACGCAGAACACGGTGAAGGAACTCGCCCGCGAGATCCTCGCCCTCCCCGCCGGCAGCTCCGGCCGCTGA
- a CDS encoding GTP-binding protein, whose protein sequence is MIAGGFGVGKTTAVGAVSEITPLRTEEYLTESSVPVDSLDGVEAKTTTTVAFDFGRLTLPDAPVPLELYLFGAPGQERFLGLWHDLARGAIGAVVLVDTRRLESSFDAISFFEDNDLPFIVANNVFDGAARFHPEQIRAALDLDPHVPVLTCDARNPDHVAGALITLVQHALSSTAPRPFTTFQDAR, encoded by the coding sequence GTGATCGCCGGAGGTTTCGGTGTCGGCAAGACCACCGCGGTGGGGGCCGTCAGCGAGATCACACCCCTGCGGACCGAGGAGTACCTGACCGAGTCCAGCGTCCCGGTGGACAGTCTGGACGGTGTCGAGGCCAAGACCACCACGACGGTGGCCTTCGACTTCGGCAGGCTCACCCTCCCCGACGCCCCCGTACCCCTGGAGCTGTACCTCTTCGGCGCGCCCGGGCAGGAGCGCTTCCTCGGGCTGTGGCATGACCTCGCCCGCGGGGCGATCGGCGCCGTCGTCCTGGTCGACACACGCCGCCTGGAGAGCAGCTTCGACGCGATCAGCTTCTTCGAGGACAACGATCTGCCGTTCATCGTCGCCAACAACGTCTTCGACGGCGCTGCCCGCTTCCATCCCGAGCAGATCCGCGCCGCGCTGGACCTTGACCCGCACGTGCCCGTACTGACCTGCGACGCACGCAATCCCGACCACGTGGCCGGCGCCCTGATCACCCTCGTCCAGCACGCCCTTTCCAGCACCGCACCCCGCCCGTTCACCACCTTCCAGGACGCCCGATGA
- a CDS encoding DUF742 domain-containing protein: MTGPETSDERPENTGEQSEFVRTYTLTGGRTRARHLLSVDTVLQGGPGRPGPGLPPECQEIVALCREHQRSVAELAGWLGRPVTAVKVLVSDLLDADALTLPISTAFTTEEGKSRASTQLLVAAMAGLRKAFPDAVSYRQAG, translated from the coding sequence GTGACCGGCCCCGAAACCAGCGACGAGCGGCCGGAAAACACCGGCGAGCAGTCGGAGTTCGTCCGCACCTACACCCTGACGGGCGGGCGGACCAGGGCGCGGCATCTGCTGAGTGTGGACACTGTGCTGCAGGGCGGTCCGGGCAGGCCCGGGCCCGGTCTGCCGCCGGAGTGCCAGGAGATTGTCGCGCTGTGCCGGGAGCACCAGCGGTCGGTGGCGGAGCTGGCGGGCTGGCTCGGCCGGCCCGTCACCGCCGTGAAGGTCCTCGTCTCCGACCTCCTGGACGCGGACGCGCTCACCCTGCCTATTTCCACCGCCTTCACCACCGAGGAAGGCAAGTCCAGGGCCAGCACGCAGTTGCTGGTCGCCGCCATGGCCGGTCTTCGAAAGGCATTTCCCGATGCGGTCTCCTACCGCCAAGCCGGCTGA
- a CDS encoding roadblock/LC7 domain-containing protein: MSITPDAGNTGRGAVESVPEKMAWLLEQFAEDVPGVTHAVLLSRDGLRLLDSGVDKDWADQLAAAVCGMASIADNVKGPSDDKRPARQILIERDDCLILVQNAGGSRAFDNHPSAVHGVVDTVLAVVTTPDANNVGPVAFEMSRLIAKFGDFMEVPVRTAASDVAP; this comes from the coding sequence ATGAGCATCACCCCTGACGCGGGAAACACCGGCCGCGGCGCAGTCGAGAGTGTGCCGGAGAAAATGGCCTGGCTGCTGGAGCAGTTCGCCGAGGACGTACCGGGTGTGACGCACGCGGTGCTGCTGTCGCGTGATGGCCTGCGGCTGCTGGACAGCGGCGTCGACAAGGACTGGGCGGACCAGCTGGCCGCCGCGGTCTGCGGGATGGCGTCCATCGCGGACAACGTGAAAGGCCCGTCCGACGACAAGCGGCCGGCCCGGCAGATCCTGATCGAGCGGGACGACTGCCTGATCCTCGTGCAGAACGCCGGTGGCAGCCGCGCGTTCGACAACCACCCCAGCGCCGTCCACGGGGTGGTGGACACCGTCCTGGCCGTCGTCACCACGCCGGACGCCAACAACGTCGGCCCCGTCGCGTTCGAGATGAGCCGCCTGATCGCCAAGTTCGGCGACTTCATGGAGGTCCCGGTGCGGACGGCCGCGAGCGATGTAGCCCCGTGA